Proteins co-encoded in one Chitinophagales bacterium genomic window:
- a CDS encoding AAA family ATPase translates to MKQQLKEEFIGLDDIIDEIISLMHPWYLFPDNQMRPTVINLWGMTGTGKTALVRRLVEILDILQAYLHIDIGEFGSTNTSGTWLKSMFTQDLQHHHERECIICLDEFQFARTINESGAEVDRDKLRIIWELLDSGKFNYNASPSQYYINRGYKAIKLLNKCIEFGVEIADGKVVENYEAFAKIFRGFGFFGYNSGKKKLKANYFSSPDFVGGLNSLVGDKYTSSLDIKDELRRMGIEEIVDYLYEAVNYEGSMKMMDLSKALIFVIGNLDEAYYMSYNINPDISADDFHKSTLRITIADIKSALQHRFRNEQIARLGNNHIIYPAFNAENYRIFIERKLKEMNATIEERFKLRLEFDESIIDIIYKEGVFPTQGARPVLTTIKNLVDSYISQIICDMIENDWQPAYITWAFDEDKYHIHFYDLVGQLIAEKSYKVNLKVHELRKAKDDDVQAHIAVHECGHAVLAALTLHIVPDLVVTRTVDNEAAGFCKINFPEHILTRELIEKNITITLGGYVAEKIIFGLDHTSSGVRQDIVQATQLANNAIKSYAMGKDPIKVAVMESEFNDFFFHKDEHENEALDLIKRCEQEAEKLLKNNRHLLLQMANYLTSHSRMTKDEIQEYVVKYSNEEWVKKEGFMQQNDYFKFKQIIQSELKEGEK, encoded by the coding sequence GTGAAGCAACAACTCAAGGAAGAATTCATTGGACTGGATGATATCATTGATGAAATCATCAGTTTGATGCACCCATGGTATTTGTTTCCCGATAACCAAATGCGCCCTACGGTCATCAATCTTTGGGGAATGACAGGAACAGGTAAAACGGCTTTGGTTAGGCGTTTGGTCGAAATACTGGACATTCTGCAAGCTTATCTTCACATTGATATTGGCGAATTTGGCAGCACCAATACAAGCGGTACGTGGCTTAAATCTATGTTTACCCAAGATTTGCAGCATCACCACGAACGGGAGTGTATCATCTGTTTAGACGAATTTCAATTTGCCCGCACCATCAACGAATCAGGAGCAGAAGTGGATCGTGACAAACTTCGAATCATCTGGGAACTATTGGATTCGGGTAAGTTTAACTACAATGCTTCACCCAGTCAATACTACATCAATCGAGGCTACAAAGCGATCAAACTACTCAACAAATGTATTGAATTTGGAGTAGAAATTGCCGATGGGAAAGTGGTCGAGAACTACGAGGCGTTTGCCAAAATATTTAGAGGTTTCGGCTTTTTTGGCTACAATTCTGGCAAAAAGAAACTGAAAGCCAACTATTTCTCTTCTCCCGATTTTGTGGGCGGTTTGAACTCATTGGTAGGTGACAAATACACCTCTTCACTCGACATCAAAGATGAGTTGAGGCGAATGGGTATTGAAGAAATAGTGGATTACCTCTATGAAGCAGTGAACTATGAAGGTTCGATGAAAATGATGGATTTGTCAAAAGCCTTGATTTTTGTGATTGGCAACTTGGATGAAGCTTATTATATGAGCTACAACATCAATCCCGACATCAGTGCAGACGATTTTCACAAAAGCACTTTGAGAATCACCATTGCAGACATCAAATCTGCTTTACAACACCGATTCCGAAACGAGCAAATTGCACGTTTGGGGAACAACCACATCATTTACCCTGCCTTCAATGCCGAAAATTACCGCATCTTTATTGAGCGGAAATTGAAGGAAATGAACGCAACAATTGAAGAACGCTTCAAACTTCGATTGGAGTTTGACGAAAGCATCATAGACATTATCTACAAAGAAGGTGTTTTTCCGACTCAAGGCGCACGTCCTGTACTGACAACCATCAAAAACTTGGTGGATTCTTACATCAGCCAGATTATCTGCGATATGATTGAGAATGATTGGCAACCTGCCTACATTACTTGGGCCTTTGATGAAGATAAATACCACATTCACTTCTACGATTTGGTAGGTCAGTTGATTGCCGAAAAAAGCTACAAAGTCAACCTCAAAGTTCACGAACTTCGCAAGGCGAAAGACGATGATGTGCAAGCACACATTGCTGTGCATGAATGTGGACACGCTGTTTTGGCGGCTTTGACCCTTCACATTGTACCCGATTTGGTGGTCACTCGTACGGTTGACAATGAGGCAGCTGGCTTCTGCAAAATCAATTTTCCCGAGCATATTCTGACCCGTGAATTGATTGAGAAAAATATTACCATCACTTTGGGCGGATATGTAGCCGAAAAGATTATTTTTGGTTTAGACCACACTTCTTCTGGTGTGCGTCAAGACATTGTGCAAGCAACTCAGTTGGCAAACAACGCCATCAAATCGTATGCTATGGGTAAGGATCCTATCAAAGTAGCGGTGATGGAATCGGAGTTCAACGACTTTTTCTTCCACAAAGACGAACACGAAAATGAGGCTTTGGACTTGATCAAAAGGTGTGAGCAAGAAGCTGAAAAATTACTCAAAAACAACAGGCATTTATTGCTGCAAATGGCGAATTATCTTACTTCTCATTCTCGCATGACCAAAGATGAGATTCAGGAATATGTGGTCAAATACAGCAATGAGGAATGGGTGAAAAAAGAAGGCTTTATGCAGCAGAATGATTACTTCAAGTTTAAGCAAATCATTCAGTCGGAATTGAAGGAAGGGGAGAAGTAA
- a CDS encoding peroxidase family protein, whose amino-acid sequence MKLSLSFLTVLSFFTLFIQAQDNRSFDGRMNNVSSPDWGATGEKLTRVVTNGYADGMSEPGMVDYPNPRMISNLLYDQPESMPNPMNISDYGWAFGQFIDHDITFVDDMLDEVISIPVPQFDPIFDPTGTGTSEIFMRRSKYDLSTGFTTNNPRAQINDITAWIDASNVYGSDENRANWLRTFENGKLKTSEGNFLPFNTLTGNFEGDIDPNAPFMVIEGAPMPKHFVAGDVRANEQPILTCVHTLFMREHNRLCGEIAAMHPTWNDEQLYQYARKMVGAYIQSIAFNEWLPALGITLDDYTGYDETRNPNIMNVFSAAAFRLGHTLLNDHLVRMDNDGQTISEGNIRLKDAFFNPFVVVAQGGIDPILKGMATQAQQTFDTKVVGDLRNFLFAQSGAGGLDLVAININRARERGLPGYNKIRSDFGMGSVADFAAITSNLELQNQLQSIYGNVDAIDPWVGMLAEDHKIGSAVGSTVYLILQHQFQDLRDGDRFFYKNDPAFTIEDIEAIDNTSLAQIVLRNTDITFLQENIFFAKSHDEVVAIQDVTSIQNLVSLYPNPTQNEFTLSLDISKTVNAQLQIFSINGELMDTQNFEVKKGKQQMKYQFPDNLTNGIYYVVMTIDGEIRREKVVKI is encoded by the coding sequence ATGAAATTATCTTTATCATTTCTCACTGTACTATCTTTTTTTACACTTTTCATACAAGCACAAGACAATCGTTCGTTTGATGGCCGTATGAACAATGTATCGTCTCCTGATTGGGGCGCAACAGGCGAAAAACTTACCAGAGTTGTTACCAATGGATATGCTGACGGAATGTCTGAACCAGGTATGGTGGATTATCCCAATCCAAGAATGATTAGCAACCTCCTTTACGATCAACCCGAATCCATGCCCAACCCCATGAATATTAGTGATTATGGATGGGCATTTGGACAATTCATAGACCACGACATTACCTTTGTGGACGATATGTTGGATGAAGTAATCAGCATACCTGTTCCACAATTTGATCCCATTTTTGACCCAACGGGTACAGGTACTTCTGAAATATTTATGCGTCGCTCAAAGTACGACCTCTCCACAGGTTTTACCACAAACAATCCCCGTGCCCAAATCAATGATATAACCGCTTGGATAGATGCCTCCAATGTATATGGTTCGGATGAAAATCGAGCCAATTGGTTGCGGACCTTTGAAAATGGAAAACTCAAGACATCAGAAGGTAACTTCTTGCCGTTCAATACGCTGACTGGTAATTTTGAAGGAGATATTGATCCCAATGCACCTTTTATGGTGATTGAAGGTGCGCCAATGCCCAAGCATTTTGTTGCAGGAGATGTAAGAGCGAATGAACAACCGATTTTGACTTGTGTGCATACCTTGTTTATGCGTGAACACAATCGCTTATGTGGTGAAATTGCAGCAATGCACCCAACTTGGAACGATGAACAATTGTACCAATATGCTCGAAAAATGGTAGGAGCATATATTCAATCCATTGCCTTCAATGAATGGTTACCTGCTTTGGGAATTACACTGGATGATTATACAGGATATGATGAAACGAGAAATCCAAATATAATGAACGTCTTTTCTGCTGCTGCCTTTCGTTTGGGGCATACTTTGTTGAACGATCATTTGGTAAGAATGGACAATGATGGACAAACCATTTCAGAGGGTAATATTCGTTTGAAAGATGCTTTTTTCAACCCTTTTGTTGTGGTAGCACAAGGGGGAATAGATCCGATACTGAAAGGAATGGCAACCCAAGCTCAACAGACGTTTGACACAAAGGTAGTAGGCGACTTGCGTAATTTTTTATTTGCTCAATCAGGTGCAGGAGGTTTGGACTTAGTGGCTATCAATATCAATCGAGCAAGAGAAAGAGGTTTGCCTGGTTATAATAAAATTCGTAGTGATTTTGGAATGGGGTCTGTCGCCGATTTTGCTGCAATAACATCTAATTTAGAACTGCAAAATCAACTACAATCAATTTATGGAAATGTGGATGCAATCGACCCGTGGGTTGGTATGTTGGCGGAAGACCATAAGATAGGATCAGCAGTTGGCAGTACCGTTTACCTCATTTTGCAGCATCAATTTCAAGACTTGAGAGATGGTGACCGCTTTTTTTATAAAAACGATCCCGCATTTACGATAGAAGATATTGAAGCAATCGACAACACAAGTTTGGCTCAAATTGTATTGAGAAATACAGATATTACTTTTCTTCAAGAAAACATTTTCTTTGCGAAATCACATGACGAAGTAGTGGCTATTCAAGATGTTACTTCTATTCAAAACTTAGTATCACTTTATCCAAATCCAACACAAAACGAATTTACCCTATCTTTGGATATTTCTAAAACCGTCAATGCCCAACTTCAAATTTTTAGTATCAACGGAGAACTCATGGATACACAAAACTTTGAAGTAAAAAAAGGTAAGCAACAAATGAAATATCAATTTCCTGACAATCTTACAAATGGAATCTATTACGTTGTGATGACAATAGACGGAGAAATAAGGAGAGAGAAGGTGGTGAAAATATAA
- a CDS encoding PfkB family carbohydrate kinase: MNKKHKIAVVGPIPKDHITTHKGLVVEKYGCITHPTIALSKLLKDSGYVYPIAHISQSHELPIHTIFSAYKNIVEEGVSSVHDQGTVIKLRFVDQNNRLEKQIAYMHPIIAEDMAVALDADVFVFVPITDFEVPLETLKYLKANSKGLIIFDAHGPTSTATTKGDRYRRFWIDRDLWLPYIDVLKMNIEEAGCCWFPKEIQPKDLEDDYIELSEKQRADFAEHVLSKGVKAVYITLDSRGCAIYTMKNGQMQQDFVPSVRVSEVIDTTGCGDSFAGGLAFGLLEDKTDYIKAAQYANALGAQRTQGTTFEVFKSLEETNEMIRKNYGDQSKV, from the coding sequence ATGAACAAAAAACACAAAATAGCAGTGGTCGGACCAATCCCCAAAGACCATATCACTACGCACAAAGGTTTGGTCGTTGAAAAATATGGCTGCATCACACATCCTACCATAGCACTTTCTAAGCTTTTGAAAGACAGTGGATATGTCTATCCAATAGCTCATATCAGCCAATCACATGAATTGCCAATACATACTATTTTTTCTGCGTATAAAAATATTGTGGAGGAAGGTGTATCGTCAGTACATGATCAAGGAACAGTCATAAAATTGCGTTTTGTGGATCAAAATAATCGCTTGGAAAAACAAATAGCTTATATGCATCCTATCATAGCAGAAGATATGGCAGTAGCTTTGGATGCAGATGTATTTGTTTTCGTGCCTATTACTGACTTTGAAGTGCCATTGGAAACACTCAAATATTTGAAAGCGAATAGCAAAGGCTTGATTATTTTTGATGCACATGGCCCTACTTCAACAGCGACTACAAAAGGTGATCGTTACCGAAGGTTTTGGATTGACCGTGATTTGTGGCTGCCTTATATTGATGTATTGAAAATGAATATTGAAGAAGCTGGCTGTTGCTGGTTTCCAAAAGAAATTCAACCTAAGGATTTGGAAGATGATTATATAGAACTCAGCGAAAAACAAAGGGCGGATTTTGCAGAACATGTTTTGTCAAAGGGAGTGAAAGCGGTTTACATCACTTTAGATTCGAGAGGTTGTGCTATTTACACTATGAAAAATGGTCAGATGCAGCAAGATTTCGTTCCATCTGTTAGGGTGAGTGAGGTGATAGATACGACAGGTTGTGGTGATTCGTTTGCAGGAGGGCTGGCTTTTGGGCTTTTGGAGGACAAAACCGATTACATCAAAGCGGCACAATACGCCAATGCACTGGGCGCACAACGCACACAGGGTACTACTTTTGAAGTCTTCAAATCTTTGGAAGAAACCAACGAGATGATTCGAAAAAATTATGGCGATCAATCAAAAGTGTAA
- a CDS encoding T9SS type A sorting domain-containing protein encodes MNKWILLVCSFLITNGLYAQFQTVFQGTYGGANTGDFGESGIETADGNLVFAGTTANLGNGGYDFYLVKTDRDGNELWSNAYGTIANEVAYGVQELADGSLICVGNTDLFLTTPQIYVVKTDVNGNEIWAQTVGDLNTFAADITKTSDGGVVIAGDRNDDPYLLKIDSEGTLQWDNTLGFGAIRGLESVSETTDGGFIVLATATSNVGPEIILIKTDNEGDFEWSSFILEQQEVSRLDARDVIPTLDGGYLAMASVRGGLDAIFLHKTSAEGDSIWSKQYLVDGVNIDPQRIVEMADNSIWIVGEGLMNNTDGGTDVFVLKLDKDGNVLFEQTYSYGGFEGGYDIVATISNDLVIVGTTDSFNGSGNDVLAIRVTSTGETVWQESYGKIGNADFDQAYGVLQTADSGYLIAGHSDSFNERGDLDMYLIKLNEGGEVTWTKTLDFFNGRDVCYNVVPANGLGYALYGSSENEEGLSISQLTRIDEDGNVMWTHRFENLLPVFTKGISALADGGFVICGRLSAGGVYYAKLNSDGDIVWENSYVGNVAYNIKPTSDGGYVLAGRGNFLQDSETNAFYTPLQVVKTDENGEVVWEYIAGSGLNLLSRAFDVIETISGGFVLIGARTGESSDDSNLLIAKLSDTGSLIWEKELLLNDYSFNNYVVQQTSDNGLMFVGNVGDSGDPSRRGFLLKTDGIGNQKWIRYLGEDVGTFPTLYGALQTNDGGYATVGSIVVNNSVDMYFVKADELGFTEIVGIFSPTVRLLLQLAPNPSNGRFQMTFEGEQIGVVDVHIFDTAGRKVFDHSGYKNSHIYQQELDISDLNSGIYVIEVISGDKRYSQQLILK; translated from the coding sequence ATGAATAAATGGATACTTTTAGTTTGTAGTTTTTTGATTACAAACGGATTATACGCACAATTTCAAACGGTTTTTCAAGGAACGTATGGTGGTGCAAACACAGGAGATTTTGGAGAATCTGGCATAGAAACGGCAGATGGGAATTTGGTTTTTGCAGGAACAACGGCCAACTTAGGCAATGGAGGGTATGATTTCTATTTGGTCAAAACGGATCGTGATGGCAATGAGCTTTGGTCAAACGCTTACGGAACGATTGCCAATGAAGTAGCTTATGGAGTCCAAGAGTTGGCAGATGGAAGTTTGATTTGTGTCGGCAATACCGACTTGTTTCTGACTACTCCTCAAATCTATGTGGTTAAAACCGATGTAAATGGCAATGAAATTTGGGCGCAAACAGTAGGCGATCTCAACACTTTTGCCGCAGATATCACCAAAACTTCTGATGGTGGAGTAGTCATTGCAGGAGATAGAAATGACGATCCTTATTTGCTCAAAATAGACTCAGAAGGAACTTTACAATGGGACAATACGCTCGGGTTTGGTGCAATTAGGGGATTGGAGTCGGTTAGTGAAACAACAGATGGAGGTTTTATTGTGTTGGCTACTGCTACATCGAATGTCGGACCAGAAATAATTTTAATCAAAACAGATAACGAGGGTGATTTTGAATGGTCGAGTTTCATATTGGAACAGCAAGAAGTCAGCCGTTTGGATGCACGGGATGTTATTCCTACGTTGGATGGCGGCTACTTGGCAATGGCGAGTGTAAGAGGTGGATTGGATGCTATTTTTCTGCACAAAACCAGTGCAGAAGGTGATAGCATTTGGTCGAAACAATATTTGGTGGATGGTGTAAATATTGACCCTCAGCGAATAGTGGAAATGGCAGACAATAGTATATGGATAGTTGGTGAAGGTTTGATGAACAATACAGATGGTGGAACCGATGTATTTGTATTGAAGCTGGATAAAGATGGAAATGTGCTTTTTGAACAAACGTATAGTTATGGCGGATTTGAAGGTGGTTATGATATTGTGGCTACAATTTCCAATGATTTGGTCATTGTAGGTACAACAGATTCGTTCAATGGTTCGGGAAATGACGTATTGGCTATTCGTGTCACTTCAACGGGGGAAACGGTTTGGCAAGAAAGTTATGGAAAAATCGGGAATGCAGATTTTGACCAAGCTTATGGAGTACTGCAAACGGCGGATAGTGGCTATTTGATTGCAGGTCATTCGGATAGCTTCAATGAAAGAGGAGATTTGGATATGTACCTCATCAAACTCAACGAAGGGGGAGAAGTAACATGGACAAAAACCTTGGATTTCTTCAATGGCAGAGATGTTTGTTACAATGTAGTGCCGGCAAACGGACTGGGGTATGCACTATATGGCAGTAGTGAAAACGAAGAAGGTCTTTCGATTTCTCAATTGACCCGCATTGACGAGGATGGAAATGTAATGTGGACACATCGGTTTGAGAACCTTCTGCCTGTTTTTACAAAAGGAATCAGTGCTTTAGCTGATGGCGGTTTTGTGATTTGTGGACGGTTATCGGCAGGCGGTGTGTATTATGCCAAGTTGAATTCAGATGGAGATATTGTTTGGGAAAACAGTTATGTAGGAAATGTGGCCTACAATATCAAACCGACAAGTGATGGCGGTTATGTGTTGGCGGGTCGAGGTAATTTCCTTCAAGATTCGGAAACCAATGCTTTTTATACGCCACTTCAAGTGGTGAAAACCGATGAAAATGGGGAGGTAGTTTGGGAATATATAGCAGGTAGTGGGTTGAATTTATTGTCGAGAGCTTTTGATGTAATCGAAACCATATCAGGCGGTTTTGTATTGATTGGCGCACGGACAGGTGAAAGTTCGGACGATTCCAATTTATTGATTGCCAAATTGAGCGATACGGGCAGCCTTATTTGGGAGAAAGAATTGTTGTTGAATGATTACAGTTTCAATAACTATGTAGTACAACAAACAAGCGACAATGGATTGATGTTTGTAGGAAATGTTGGCGACTCAGGCGATCCCAGTAGGCGAGGTTTTCTATTGAAGACAGATGGCATTGGCAATCAAAAATGGATTCGCTATTTAGGTGAAGATGTTGGGACGTTTCCTACTTTGTATGGTGCTTTGCAAACGAATGATGGTGGTTATGCTACAGTAGGTTCTATAGTGGTAAACAATTCGGTAGATATGTATTTTGTGAAAGCCGATGAATTGGGTTTCACTGAAATAGTAGGCATTTTTTCGCCCACAGTTCGTTTACTGCTACAATTGGCTCCAAATCCGAGCAATGGTCGCTTCCAAATGACCTTTGAAGGGGAACAAATTGGTGTGGTGGATGTACACATTTTTGATACAGCAGGTCGGAAAGTTTTTGATCATTCAGGCTACAAAAACAGCCATATCTACCAACAAGAACTGGACATTAGTGACTTGAACAGTGGTATTTATGTCATTGAAGTGATTAGCGGTGACAAAAGGTATTCACAGCAGTTGATACTGAAATAA
- the pgmB gene encoding beta-phosphoglucomutase: MIEGCIFDLDGVIVDTAKYHFQAWRRLANEKFGFDFDAQKNEELKGVSRLGSLDLIIGWGNEEHGLNLNFTEKEKMELATIKNEWYKALIITMTADEILPGVMDFIHELQGYNIKLGIGSASKNTPTVLEVIGIAHYFESIVDGQKCTISKPEPDVFLMGASELGIDPHNSIVFEDAASGVEAALRGGFHAVGVGSPSHLGHADCVIEGFEGLNFEGLKQKLGIE; this comes from the coding sequence ATGATTGAAGGATGTATTTTTGACTTGGATGGAGTGATTGTAGATACGGCAAAATATCATTTTCAGGCATGGCGACGATTGGCCAATGAGAAATTTGGTTTTGATTTTGATGCACAAAAGAATGAAGAATTGAAGGGGGTCAGCCGTTTGGGTTCACTGGATTTGATTATTGGCTGGGGAAATGAGGAACACGGTTTGAATTTGAATTTCACCGAAAAGGAAAAAATGGAATTGGCAACCATCAAAAATGAATGGTACAAGGCTTTGATTATAACCATGACTGCCGATGAAATTTTGCCAGGTGTGATGGATTTTATTCATGAACTACAAGGATACAACATCAAGTTGGGTATTGGTTCGGCGAGTAAAAATACCCCTACTGTGTTGGAAGTCATTGGCATTGCTCACTATTTTGAAAGCATTGTTGATGGGCAGAAATGTACCATTTCTAAACCAGAACCCGATGTTTTTTTGATGGGAGCAAGTGAGTTGGGTATTGATCCACACAATAGCATTGTATTTGAAGATGCTGCTTCGGGTGTAGAGGCGGCTTTGAGAGGTGGTTTCCATGCGGTGGGTGTTGGCTCACCTAGCCATTTAGGACACGCAGATTGTGTGATTGAAGGTTTTGAAGGATTGAATTTTGAAGGGCTGAAACAGAAATTGGGAATTGAGTAA